The following coding sequences lie in one Cyanobacterium sp. Dongsha4 genomic window:
- a CDS encoding HAD family hydrolase: MKALFLDRDGVVIEYIPYLSKPEQVKIPENAPFALQQWQNQGYRLVIVTNQSGISRGYFTLEEVRAIHEQLMAEYASFDVYFTDILICPHQPSDNCLCRKPSPFLIKTYAENNGIDLSQSYFIGDAPSDIECAINAKCQPVLLLTGRGRETLTHLSQYSLSIPVFEQMKDTISLLKTFAEK, encoded by the coding sequence ATGAAAGCCTTATTTTTAGACAGAGATGGAGTTGTCATTGAGTATATACCTTACTTGAGTAAGCCCGAACAAGTAAAAATACCTGAAAACGCGCCATTTGCATTACAACAATGGCAAAATCAAGGGTATCGCTTAGTTATCGTCACAAATCAATCGGGAATTAGTCGAGGTTATTTCACCTTAGAAGAAGTTAGGGCAATACATGAGCAATTAATGGCAGAATATGCTAGTTTTGATGTTTATTTTACGGATATTTTAATTTGTCCTCATCAACCTTCGGATAACTGTCTTTGTCGTAAACCTTCTCCTTTTCTCATTAAAACCTATGCAGAAAATAATGGTATTGATTTAAGTCAGTCTTACTTCATCGGCGATGCCCCTAGCGATATTGAATGTGCCATCAATGCTAAGTGTCAACCCGTGTTACTTTTGACGGGAAGAGGTAGAGAAACATTAACTCATTTATCTCAATATTCCCTTTCTATTCCTGTTTTTGAGCAAATGAAAGATACTATTTCTTTATTAAAGACGTTTGCAGAAAAATGA
- a CDS encoding DUF2283 domain-containing protein: MKINYYPDTDSLYIHLSDKPSIDSQEISEGVVLDYDENGNLVGIDIDNASNKVQLNELILNQLPSNIMKVPA; this comes from the coding sequence ATGAAAATTAACTATTATCCTGATACCGATTCTTTATATATTCATTTATCGGATAAACCAAGTATTGATAGTCAGGAAATTTCGGAAGGAGTTGTACTTGACTATGATGAAAACGGTAATTTAGTCGGGATTGATATTGATAATGCTAGTAATAAAGTTCAACTAAATGAATTAATTTTAAATCAATTACCTTCTAATATTATGAAAGTTCCTGCTTAA
- a CDS encoding AI-2E family transporter, with protein sequence MNFGQSLGFLAFVISLYILWQIRHLLLLVFSAMIFAVALNRLVKKLENIGWSRYQSVSFTVFSLLAIIFILVLLIFPPFIDQFQLLINALPKVPIKINELLKNITGDNYQIFDTFLNNLNKIINDNNLLPAQVINNFIALFSNFFNVTFQVIFVFVLTVVFLLNPLKYRRYLLKVFPAFYRYRIDEILNKTEIAIVNWLGGILINCIFIGVLSGVGLFFLQVKLVLVHALLAGLLNFIPNIGPTLSVVFPITIAVVDSPWQIIPIIVWYFIIQNIESYWLTPKVMADKVSLLPAVTLFAQIFFATVFGLLGLLLALPLTVVVKTWMEEILFKDILDNWQLEEV encoded by the coding sequence ATGAATTTTGGTCAATCTTTGGGGTTTTTAGCCTTTGTTATTTCCCTGTATATTCTTTGGCAAATTCGTCATCTACTTCTTCTCGTTTTCTCAGCGATGATTTTTGCAGTTGCTTTAAATCGTTTAGTAAAAAAATTAGAAAATATTGGTTGGAGTCGTTATCAATCTGTTTCTTTTACAGTTTTTAGTCTTCTGGCTATTATTTTTATTTTAGTATTATTAATTTTTCCTCCTTTTATTGATCAATTTCAATTACTAATTAATGCTTTACCTAAAGTCCCAATTAAAATTAATGAGTTACTGAAAAACATTACGGGAGATAATTACCAAATTTTTGATACTTTTTTAAATAATCTTAATAAGATAATTAATGATAACAATTTATTACCAGCTCAAGTTATAAATAATTTTATTGCTTTATTTTCTAATTTTTTTAATGTCACATTTCAGGTAATATTTGTTTTTGTTTTAACAGTTGTTTTCCTTCTTAATCCTCTTAAATACCGTCGTTATTTATTAAAAGTTTTTCCTGCTTTTTATCGTTATCGTATTGATGAAATTTTAAACAAAACAGAAATTGCGATCGTAAATTGGTTAGGAGGAATATTGATTAATTGTATCTTTATTGGGGTTTTAAGTGGGGTAGGTTTATTTTTTTTACAAGTAAAATTAGTTTTAGTTCATGCACTTTTAGCAGGTTTATTAAATTTTATTCCGAATATAGGACCTACTCTCAGTGTTGTTTTTCCCATCACCATTGCAGTGGTTGATTCTCCTTGGCAAATTATCCCGATTATTGTGTGGTATTTCATTATTCAAAATATTGAGAGTTATTGGCTAACTCCAAAAGTGATGGCGGATAAGGTTTCTTTGTTACCGGCGGTGACTCTTTTTGCCCAAATTTTCTTTGCTACGGTTTTTGGTTTATTAGGATTATTATTAGCTTTACCTCTTACTGTAGTTGTAAAAACGTGGATGGAAGAAATTTTATTTAAAGATATTTTGGATAATTGGCAATTAGAAGAAGTTTAG
- a CDS encoding type II toxin-antitoxin system MqsA family antitoxin encodes MKCDLCGSEKAKIRYISRSYGNNEEIFIIENIPLISCPDCGESYFTAETMRKIEAIKQLRNSSTITRNIPVAKFAS; translated from the coding sequence ATGAAATGTGATCTTTGTGGTTCAGAAAAAGCTAAAATCCGCTATATTTCTCGCAGTTATGGTAATAATGAAGAAATTTTTATTATTGAAAATATACCTTTAATAAGTTGCCCTGATTGTGGAGAAAGTTATTTTACTGCTGAAACTATGAGAAAAATTGAAGCTATTAAACAACTGAGAAATTCGAGCACAATTACTAGGAATATACCAGTAGCTAAATTTGCATCCTAA
- a CDS encoding CAP domain-containing protein translates to MRYSSSKFKKFKWQYLITIFVVLLTYGRDEVYFFNGLGGENWTIGFAKANIGNSLPGRSLTELSDFALMLVNRDRQLNGLSPLEKDSLITKTAQLHAEDMAKRNYFSHGTPEGLSPTDRYVKLGGLNGIGENIVFREGGASRLSYAIVEVFQRSLMYSDGHRQNLLNPNYTKFGYGIAVDPLSRKIYAVQNFQ, encoded by the coding sequence ATGAGATATTCTTCTTCTAAATTTAAGAAATTCAAGTGGCAATATTTAATTACAATTTTTGTTGTTTTACTTACTTATGGTAGAGATGAAGTTTATTTTTTTAACGGCTTAGGAGGTGAAAATTGGACAATAGGTTTTGCTAAAGCAAATATTGGCAATAGTTTACCTGGCAGAAGTTTAACAGAATTGTCAGATTTTGCCCTTATGTTAGTCAATAGAGATAGACAACTTAATGGATTATCACCTTTAGAAAAAGATTCATTAATAACAAAAACTGCTCAACTTCATGCAGAAGATATGGCAAAAAGAAATTATTTTAGTCATGGAACACCTGAAGGATTATCCCCGACAGATCGTTATGTTAAACTAGGAGGATTAAATGGAATTGGTGAAAATATCGTTTTTAGAGAAGGAGGTGCATCCAGACTAAGCTATGCCATAGTTGAGGTGTTTCAACGGAGTTTAATGTATAGTGATGGTCATAGACAAAATCTTTTAAATCCTAACTATACTAAATTTGGATATGGCATTGCAGTTGATCCGTTGTCTCGAAAAATATATGCTGTTCAGAACTTTCAATAA
- a CDS encoding glycosyltransferase family 1 protein: protein MEKPLLINLSMLLAKPTGIANYVINILPYFDSLEYTSLVAKKYYQENIYKNPYFISEKYSPDYGSKGHFLRLLWTQLKVPNIYQQSDSNLLFSPVPEMPLFSKVKSVVMVHDLIPLRFPKKNSPLTPYFRYYIPQVCQQAEHIICNSKATADDIINFFGISASKITPIYLGYNPEMFKVVDKIKPITKQPFFLYLGRHDPHKNVERIVSAFAQFKHHKDYELWLAGPTDPRYTPLIKQQAKELNIAHLVKFLDYVKREDLPIIINQAQALVFPTLWEGFGFPVLEAIASGTPVITSNISSLPEVVGDAGILVNPLEVKEIASAMNLMAEDDKLRQQLRELGLKQAQKFSWQKTAQATIELLSNVR, encoded by the coding sequence ATGGAAAAGCCTTTGCTAATTAATTTATCGATGTTGTTGGCAAAACCCACGGGAATAGCCAATTATGTTATCAACATTCTACCTTATTTTGATTCTTTGGAATATACCAGTTTAGTTGCTAAAAAATATTATCAGGAAAATATATACAAAAATCCCTATTTTATTAGTGAAAAATATAGTCCAGATTATGGTAGTAAGGGTCATTTTTTAAGATTATTATGGACTCAATTAAAAGTACCTAATATTTATCAGCAATCAGATAGTAATCTACTTTTTTCTCCTGTGCCAGAAATGCCGTTATTTTCTAAAGTTAAATCAGTAGTAATGGTGCATGACTTAATTCCGTTAAGATTTCCGAAAAAAAATTCTCCTCTTACTCCTTATTTTCGTTATTATATTCCCCAAGTTTGTCAACAAGCAGAGCATATTATTTGCAATTCTAAAGCTACAGCCGATGATATTATTAACTTTTTTGGGATTAGTGCTAGTAAAATTACTCCTATTTATTTAGGTTATAATCCTGAGATGTTTAAAGTTGTTGATAAAATTAAACCTATTACTAAACAACCTTTTTTCCTCTATTTAGGCAGACATGATCCTCATAAAAATGTTGAAAGAATTGTATCTGCTTTTGCTCAATTTAAACATCATAAAGATTATGAATTATGGTTAGCAGGTCCTACGGATCCTCGTTATACACCTTTAATAAAGCAACAAGCAAAAGAGTTAAATATTGCTCATTTGGTTAAGTTTTTAGATTATGTAAAAAGAGAAGATTTACCTATTATTATTAATCAAGCTCAAGCCTTAGTTTTTCCCACTCTATGGGAGGGTTTTGGTTTCCCTGTATTAGAAGCGATCGCATCTGGTACTCCTGTAATTACCTCTAATATCTCTTCTTTACCTGAAGTGGTGGGGGATGCGGGAATTTTAGTAAATCCGTTGGAAGTAAAGGAAATCGCTTCAGCTATGAACTTAATGGCAGAAGATGATAAATTAAGACAACAATTAAGGGAATTAGGCTTAAAACAAGCACAGAAGTTTAGTTGGCAAAAAACCGCCCAAGCTACTATCGAACTTTTGTCTAATGTCAGATAA
- the ileS gene encoding isoleucine--tRNA ligase, producing MTEQKNYKDTVNLPKTGFDMRANAVKKEPELQEFWAKEQVYEKLGQNNPKDLFILHDGPPYANGSLHMGHALNKVLKDIINKYKLLQGHKVRYVPGWDCHGLPIELKVLQSLKQKEREALTPITLRHKARDFALKAQQEQAEGFKRYGIWGDWENPYLTLLPEYEAAQIEVFGKMALNGYIYRGLKPVHWSPSSQTALAEAELEYPEGHTSRSIYASFPIIKLTEKASNLAEFMPNLAVAIWTTTPWTIPGNLAVAVNGHLDYAVVEMIPPNPPSQGGNDAENEPSQPTLKGENDPPQPPLIRGEKYLIVAKDLVESLGNTLGCELTIKTIIKGEELELSTYKHPLFDRESPVVIGGDYITTESGTGLVHTAPGHGLEDYMTGQKYHLPILSPVDDKGNFTEEAGEFQGLNVLKDANQAIIDALTAKGSLLKEEAYAHKYPYDWRTKKPTIFRATEQWFASVDGFRDLALKAIKEVKWIPSQGENRITPMVGDRSDWCISRQRSWGLPIPVFYDEETNEPLLNEETINHVRDIIREKGSDAWWELSVEELLPESYRNNGKIYRKGMDTMDVWFDSGSSWAAVANQREELKYPVDLYLEGSDQHRGWFQSSLLTSVAVNGIAPYKTVLTHGFVLDEKGMKMSKSLGNVVDPNLIINGGKNQKQQPPYGADVLRLWVSSTDYSGDVRIGDNIIKQLADVYRKIRNTARFLIGNLHDFDPKKDAVSYENLPELDKYILHETHLVFSEITEAFESYQFFKFFQKVQNFCVVDLSNFYLDIAKDRLYISDPNSPRRRSCQTVMAIILENLARAIAPVLCHMAEDIWQNLPYEKPYNSVFEGGWVKLESEWVQSPEFAQKWAELRKIRTGVNKVLDDARNQKAIGASLEAKVLMYDTTGKLIETLTSLNPSDGVNDGNRVDELRYLLLVSQVELVTDESALSVSQYLGDIQLEETTLKIAVVNADGHKCDRCWNYSTTVGTFSDEPLICDRCKEALTGNF from the coding sequence ATGACTGAACAGAAAAATTATAAAGATACAGTAAATTTACCAAAAACAGGCTTTGACATGAGAGCCAATGCTGTCAAAAAAGAGCCAGAATTGCAGGAATTTTGGGCAAAAGAGCAGGTTTATGAGAAATTAGGGCAAAACAATCCTAAAGACCTTTTTATCCTTCATGATGGACCTCCTTACGCTAATGGTAGCTTACACATGGGTCATGCTTTAAATAAAGTTCTCAAAGATATTATCAATAAATATAAGTTATTACAAGGTCATAAAGTTCGCTATGTACCGGGGTGGGATTGTCACGGACTGCCGATCGAGCTTAAAGTATTACAGAGTTTAAAACAGAAAGAAAGAGAAGCCTTAACCCCCATTACCCTCCGTCACAAAGCCCGTGATTTCGCTCTCAAAGCCCAACAAGAACAAGCAGAAGGGTTTAAACGTTATGGCATCTGGGGTGATTGGGAAAACCCCTATTTAACCTTATTACCCGAATACGAAGCCGCCCAAATCGAAGTATTTGGCAAAATGGCATTAAATGGCTATATTTATAGAGGCTTAAAACCAGTCCATTGGAGTCCTAGTTCGCAAACCGCTTTAGCGGAAGCTGAGTTAGAATATCCTGAAGGACATACTTCTCGCAGTATCTACGCTAGTTTTCCTATCATCAAATTAACCGAAAAAGCGTCAAATTTAGCAGAATTTATGCCCAATCTCGCTGTAGCTATCTGGACGACAACGCCTTGGACAATCCCCGGTAATCTCGCCGTTGCTGTCAATGGGCATTTAGATTATGCAGTAGTGGAAATGATCCCCCCTAACCCCCCTTCGCAAGGGGGGAATGATGCAGAGAATGAACCCTCCCAACCTACCTTAAAAGGAGAAAATGATCCCCCCCAACCCCCCTTAATAAGGGGGGAGAAATATTTGATTGTTGCTAAAGATTTAGTAGAAAGTTTAGGCAATACCCTCGGTTGTGAGTTAACCATCAAAACCATTATCAAAGGGGAAGAGTTAGAATTATCCACATATAAGCATCCCCTCTTTGACAGAGAAAGTCCAGTAGTCATTGGCGGGGATTATATTACCACCGAATCTGGTACTGGATTAGTACACACTGCCCCCGGTCATGGTTTGGAAGACTATATGACAGGACAAAAATATCACTTACCTATTCTTTCTCCAGTGGATGATAAAGGTAACTTTACGGAGGAAGCTGGAGAATTTCAGGGTTTAAATGTATTAAAAGACGCAAATCAGGCGATAATTGACGCTTTAACCGCAAAAGGTAGTTTATTAAAAGAAGAAGCCTACGCCCATAAATATCCCTACGATTGGCGCACAAAAAAACCAACTATTTTCCGTGCTACAGAGCAATGGTTCGCCTCTGTTGATGGTTTCCGTGATTTGGCATTGAAGGCAATTAAAGAGGTTAAGTGGATTCCCTCTCAAGGAGAAAATCGTATTACTCCAATGGTAGGCGATCGCAGTGACTGGTGTATTTCTCGTCAACGCAGTTGGGGTTTACCGATTCCCGTGTTTTACGATGAGGAAACAAATGAACCATTATTGAATGAGGAGACGATTAACCACGTTAGAGATATTATCAGGGAAAAAGGCTCGGATGCTTGGTGGGAGTTGTCGGTAGAGGAATTGTTACCTGAAAGTTATCGCAACAACGGCAAAATCTACCGTAAAGGGATGGATACGATGGATGTATGGTTCGATTCTGGTTCATCTTGGGCGGCGGTTGCCAATCAACGAGAGGAGTTGAAATACCCTGTGGACTTATATTTGGAAGGTTCTGATCAACATCGGGGATGGTTTCAGTCGAGCTTATTAACCAGTGTAGCAGTTAACGGCATTGCTCCTTATAAAACTGTGTTAACTCATGGTTTCGTCTTGGATGAAAAGGGCATGAAGATGAGTAAATCTTTGGGTAACGTTGTTGATCCGAATCTTATCATCAATGGTGGCAAAAATCAGAAACAACAACCGCCCTATGGTGCTGATGTACTGCGTTTATGGGTGTCTTCTACGGATTACTCTGGGGATGTGCGCATCGGTGATAATATCATCAAACAACTTGCAGACGTTTACCGCAAAATTCGCAATACTGCCCGTTTTTTAATTGGTAATTTGCATGATTTTGATCCGAAAAAAGATGCAGTTAGTTATGAAAATTTGCCCGAATTAGATAAGTATATTCTCCACGAAACCCATTTAGTTTTTAGTGAAATTACTGAGGCTTTTGAGAGTTATCAATTCTTTAAATTTTTCCAAAAAGTACAAAATTTCTGTGTAGTTGATCTCTCTAATTTTTACCTTGATATTGCTAAGGATAGACTCTATATTTCTGATCCTAATTCTCCTCGTCGTCGCAGTTGTCAAACTGTCATGGCAATCATTCTCGAAAATCTAGCAAGGGCGATCGCGCCTGTTTTATGTCACATGGCGGAGGATATTTGGCAAAATCTGCCCTATGAGAAGCCCTATAATTCTGTGTTTGAAGGCGGTTGGGTTAAATTAGAGTCTGAGTGGGTACAAAGCCCCGAATTTGCTCAAAAATGGGCGGAATTACGCAAGATTCGTACGGGGGTGAATAAGGTATTAGATGATGCTCGTAATCAAAAGGCGATCGGTGCATCCTTAGAAGCTAAAGTGTTGATGTATGACACCACTGGCAAGTTGATAGAAACCTTAACCAGTCTAAATCCTAGCGATGGGGTGAATGATGGTAACAGGGTTGATGAGTTGCGTTATCTTCTCCTTGTGTCGCAAGTGGAGTTAGTAACGGATGAATCGGCTTTAAGTGTCAGTCAATATCTCGGCGATATTCAGCTTGAGGAGACGACTTTAAAGATTGCCGTAGTTAATGCCGATGGTCATAAGTGCGATCGATGCTGGAATTATTCTACCACAGTGGGTACTTTTAGTGATGAACCTTTGATCTGCGACAGGTGTAAGGAAGCCTTAACAGGTAATTTCTAA
- a CDS encoding mannose-1-phosphate guanylyltransferase gives MKNSKFIPVILAGGKGERFWPLSRLKRPKQFLCLDNSGESLLQTTANRLLNLAGGWQNLLVITSELLAEGVKQQLPLLPPHNILVEPTAKDTAPAVTWASLEVKHRYGEDAITAFFPADHYIGNQEQFEKIIETGIKYAQEKQCIITLGIKPDYPSTGYGYIEQGEKQGEDDDISYYRVTRFTEKPDEKTATEFIATQKYSWNSGMFIFPVEVVLEELQKHAPQILQPLQEKGKSAYTQLEKISIDYALMEKTNLAYVIRAEFGWDDLGDWNALERLLAKENSNILVGDSLNQNSENNIIYNNQSDEIIMTIGVEDLVIVREGNATLIAHKNKTQDIKKALKLLQQRENKDNFL, from the coding sequence ATGAAAAATAGCAAATTTATACCTGTTATTTTAGCAGGAGGAAAAGGAGAAAGATTTTGGCCTTTAAGTCGTTTAAAACGTCCAAAACAGTTTCTGTGTTTAGATAATAGTGGTGAGAGTTTATTGCAAACTACGGCGAATCGTCTATTAAACTTAGCAGGAGGTTGGCAAAATTTACTGGTTATTACCTCAGAGTTATTAGCTGAGGGAGTGAAACAGCAGTTACCCTTATTACCACCCCATAACATTTTAGTTGAACCCACAGCAAAAGACACAGCCCCAGCAGTCACATGGGCTAGTTTAGAAGTTAAGCATCGCTATGGTGAAGATGCAATTACCGCTTTTTTTCCTGCAGATCATTATATAGGGAATCAAGAACAATTTGAGAAAATCATTGAGACTGGCATAAAATATGCTCAAGAAAAACAATGTATCATCACTTTAGGAATTAAACCTGATTATCCTTCTACGGGTTATGGTTATATTGAACAAGGAGAGAAACAAGGAGAAGATGATGATATTTCCTACTATCGAGTAACTCGATTTACTGAAAAACCCGACGAGAAAACGGCAACGGAGTTTATTGCAACACAAAAATATAGTTGGAATAGTGGAATGTTTATTTTTCCCGTAGAAGTGGTGTTAGAAGAATTACAAAAACACGCACCACAAATTTTACAACCCTTACAGGAGAAAGGAAAGTCAGCTTATACACAATTAGAAAAAATTAGTATTGACTATGCCTTAATGGAAAAAACTAATTTAGCCTATGTGATTCGGGCTGAATTTGGTTGGGATGATTTAGGAGATTGGAATGCTTTAGAAAGACTTTTAGCGAAAGAAAATAGCAATATTCTGGTAGGAGATTCCCTTAATCAAAATAGTGAAAATAATATTATTTATAACAATCAGTCTGATGAAATTATCATGACGATTGGGGTAGAAGATTTAGTTATTGTGAGAGAGGGAAATGCGACTCTAATTGCCCATAAAAATAAAACACAGGATATTAAAAAAGCTCTCAAATTATTGCAACAAAGAGAAAATAAAGATAATTTCCTATAA
- the pdxH gene encoding pyridoxamine 5'-phosphate oxidase, with the protein MDLANLRNEYTLNGLQRKQLQEDPFKQFELWFQQACDADLPEPNAMNLATVSSEGQPTQRIVLLKYFDRRGFVFFTNYGSRKALQINSNNQVSLLFFWIGLQRQVQICGSAEKISTIESLKYFTTRPRGSQIGAWCSQQSSIISSRKILELQFEQIKQKFHNQEIPLPASWGGYRVVPNSFEFWQGRENRLHDRFYYTKLDNNENDWEIRRLAP; encoded by the coding sequence ATGGATCTTGCAAACTTAAGAAACGAATATACCCTCAATGGTTTACAAAGAAAACAACTACAAGAAGATCCTTTTAAACAGTTTGAATTATGGTTTCAACAAGCCTGTGATGCTGATTTGCCAGAACCTAATGCGATGAATTTAGCAACTGTTTCTTCAGAAGGACAACCGACCCAAAGAATAGTTCTGTTAAAATATTTTGATAGAAGGGGATTTGTTTTTTTTACCAACTATGGAAGTAGGAAAGCCCTTCAAATCAATAGTAATAATCAAGTTTCCCTATTGTTTTTTTGGATAGGTTTACAGCGTCAAGTGCAAATTTGCGGTAGTGCTGAAAAAATTTCCACGATAGAATCTCTAAAATACTTTACAACTCGTCCTCGTGGTAGTCAAATTGGTGCATGGTGTTCTCAGCAAAGTAGTATCATTTCTTCTCGAAAAATATTAGAGTTACAGTTTGAGCAAATTAAACAGAAATTTCATAATCAAGAAATTCCCCTTCCTGCTTCTTGGGGAGGTTATCGGGTAGTGCCGAATAGTTTTGAATTTTGGCAAGGGCGAGAAAACAGACTTCACGATCGCTTCTATTATACTAAACTAGACAATAATGAGAATGATTGGGAAATTAGGAGATTAGCCCCGTAA
- a CDS encoding Dam family site-specific DNA-(adenine-N6)-methyltransferase — MTIIPPIKSQGIKTKLVPIIKAMIPKNYDGIWIEPFMGTGVVGFNVDIHNMILCDNNPHLINFYFSIQEGIINSSIVRKFLEYEGAQLLEIGENHYYKIRDRFNQKHCPLDFLFLNRSGFNGMIRFNKKGEFNIPFCRKPQRFARAYITKIVNQIEKISQIIKSKNITFIHQSFEKTIKDCDLNSLIYCDPPYIDRNVDYYNSWNITDEQKLSNCLNNINSPFILSTWHHNNYRKNEYIDKLWSKFNIITYDHFYFVGGKETNRNSIKEAIITNYNTDFIHLSNLLGNEQKELFNWIDEYRDNQWDKQIEEDLDKGRLNKLIAQAKQEFKEGKCQKI; from the coding sequence ATGACTATAATACCACCAATAAAATCTCAAGGAATAAAAACAAAATTAGTTCCCATAATTAAAGCTATGATTCCAAAAAATTATGATGGCATCTGGATTGAGCCTTTTATGGGTACTGGAGTTGTTGGTTTTAATGTTGATATTCATAATATGATTTTATGTGATAACAACCCTCATCTGATTAATTTTTATTTTTCTATTCAAGAAGGAATAATTAATAGTAGTATTGTTCGTAAATTCCTAGAATATGAGGGTGCGCAACTACTAGAAATAGGAGAAAATCACTACTATAAAATCAGAGATAGATTTAATCAAAAACACTGCCCATTAGATTTTTTATTTCTCAATCGCTCAGGTTTTAATGGCATGATACGGTTTAATAAAAAAGGAGAATTTAATATACCTTTTTGCCGAAAACCTCAGAGATTTGCCCGTGCTTACATAACAAAAATTGTTAATCAAATTGAGAAGATTTCTCAGATTATTAAATCTAAAAATATTACTTTTATTCATCAAAGTTTTGAAAAAACAATCAAGGATTGTGATCTAAATAGTTTAATTTATTGTGACCCACCTTATATAGATAGAAATGTTGATTATTATAATAGTTGGAATATTACAGATGAACAAAAATTGTCTAATTGTTTAAATAATATAAATAGCCCTTTTATTTTATCAACTTGGCATCATAATAATTACCGAAAAAATGAGTATATCGATAAATTATGGTCTAAGTTTAATATCATTACTTATGATCATTTTTACTTCGTAGGTGGAAAAGAAACTAATAGAAATTCAATCAAAGAAGCTATAATTACAAATTATAATACTGATTTTATACATCTATCTAATTTATTAGGTAATGAACAAAAAGAGTTATTTAATTGGATAGATGAATATAGAGATAATCAATGGGATAAACAAATAGAGGAAGATTTAGATAAGGGAAGATTAAATAAGTTGATTGCACAAGCTAAACAGGAATTTAAAGAAGGGAAGTGCCAGAAAATATAA
- a CDS encoding type II restriction endonuclease, producing the protein MIIKKQMTLEKEEFLHELKKFAQTLTEYVSTKSGDWKIKGFIDTEQNIYTISSDSKIISKILEIQLFPKFRQFAEKINFEIVLAEKQNWYPDLSFISKTNSSIKYAVDIKTTYRLKEYQGFCNGFTLGSHGEYFRNRSSKKNIQYPYSEYQAHLCLGILYTRALAGDIDETKILNLLELNNITSVIKDLLFFAEEKWKIASDKGGSGNTANIGSVDYIEDILNGNGVFINLGEQIFDEYWINQGILQVPDSNNQKKFKKLTKLTEFLEFKGIDKTLINRQKPKKKNL; encoded by the coding sequence TTGATTATCAAAAAACAAATGACACTAGAAAAAGAAGAATTTTTACATGAATTAAAAAAATTTGCTCAAACTTTAACAGAATATGTTTCAACAAAAAGTGGTGATTGGAAAATAAAAGGCTTTATTGATACGGAACAAAATATTTACACTATTTCCTCAGATTCAAAAATTATTTCTAAAATTTTAGAGATACAATTATTTCCAAAATTTAGACAATTTGCAGAAAAGATAAACTTTGAGATTGTCTTAGCAGAAAAACAAAACTGGTATCCAGATTTATCTTTTATTTCTAAAACAAATTCATCTATAAAATATGCTGTTGACATCAAAACAACATATCGTTTAAAAGAATATCAGGGATTTTGTAATGGTTTTACTTTAGGTTCTCATGGAGAGTATTTTCGCAATCGTTCTAGTAAAAAAAATATACAATATCCTTATAGTGAGTATCAAGCTCATTTGTGTCTAGGAATATTATATACAAGAGCATTAGCAGGAGATATTGATGAAACAAAAATTTTAAATTTATTAGAACTTAATAATATAACTTCTGTTATTAAAGATTTACTCTTTTTTGCGGAAGAAAAATGGAAAATTGCTAGTGATAAAGGAGGAAGTGGAAATACAGCTAATATAGGTAGTGTTGATTATATTGAAGACATTTTAAATGGAAATGGAGTTTTTATTAATTTAGGAGAACAAATATTTGATGAATATTGGATTAATCAAGGAATATTGCAAGTTCCTGATTCTAATAATCAAAAGAAGTTTAAAAAACTAACTAAACTGACAGAGTTTTTAGAATTTAAGGGCATAGATAAAACTTTAATTAATAGGCAAAAACCAAAGAAAAAAAATTTATAA